In the genome of Cryptomeria japonica chromosome 8, Sugi_1.0, whole genome shotgun sequence, one region contains:
- the LOC131857926 gene encoding uncharacterized protein LOC131857926, which yields MVYGKTTMMPIEFEYKTLRKALQLNMTLSEAQKDHIKQLNALDELRNMAVQHTKIIQHQQAKWHDKYIKERKFKSGDWALLYDSRYKDTMGKVHTRWLGPYEIVEVFQNGAVRLTTIDPVRFKLLVNSHRLRLYHKPATKE from the coding sequence atggtgtatggaaaaacaacaatgatgcccattgagtttgagtaTAAAACTCTTAGGAAAgctctgcaattgaatatgactctctcaGAAGCACAAAAGGACCACATCAAGCAATTGAATGCTTTAGATGAGCTGAGAAATATGGCTGTCCAACATACAAAGATTATTCAACATCAACAagctaaatggcatgataagtatatcaaggagagaaaatttaaatctgGAGATTGGGCAttgttatatgattctagatataaggatactatggggaAGGTACATACAcgttggttgggcccatatgaaatagttgaagtttttcaaaatggagcagtTCGGTTGACAACAATAGACCCAGTTAGATTCAAACTTCTAGTCAATAGTCATCGACTACGCCTTTATCATAAGCCTGCAACAAAAGAATAG